CACGGAACCCCTGGTGAGCTTTAAATAAAGCACGCTCTGACTCTCTCTTTGtgtttccccccaacccctggcctCAGCTAGGAATCATAAGCACAGTCCCGTGAAGGCCTAAGCTGTGTCATCATCAAAATGACCAAGACTTTCTCTTAGATGATCTCAAATAATGTAAAATGATATTCAGAGATTCAGTCCATTTTTATCATATAAATCTATCCCTAAAGGCAGAACACCAGACACTGAGGCAGGCCATATGGATATGTGCCGAAACCAAATCATTTGATCAGGCAGCTTTCTGTTCGAAGTATGACCTGGCCCTGTCCTCCCTGCCTCACTCAAGCTCACACTATTCTTTATGTCCTCATGTTCCTGGGAGCCAGATTTCTCCAGTTAAGCTCCGTCATGAATTCTCCTATGAAGGTATCCACCTTACATCTGCTCTTGACTTTGTCCTTCCAgtaccttctctctcttctcagttACAACACGATGACCGAACAGTCAGCCTGGGGTCTGGTTCCCAGCTGTGGGACCTGAGGCACCCTGGgtaacctctctgttcctcaggctccccatttgtaaaatgagtctGCTGATGGCTTGCCTCTTAAGGTTTCTTGTGAAGGTAAAATGAGACCATGTTGGTAAAGCCTTTCAAATAATACCTGTGACTTAGGGAAACACTCAACTGATGTTGGCCATTGCTGACCTGAGTTCCAATGTACGTGTTGGATTATCTTGAAGACATGTTTTCATCTGGAGTCACGATTATGGACTTAGAAAGTCCCAGATGGTCATCCAGTGGAGGTTCCATCTTCTGGAGCAGCGTGCCCCCAACTGCATCCTGGGGAACATCCCTGAAGTTTGACACATCCGTCCTCCGTCATGTTGTACAACAAGAGGGACGTATGCCCCCAAGTCCATGTGGGAGACAGTGCATTCGATCTTCTTCCTGAGATAGTCTGTCATCAAGACACCTGCTTCACTTGGTTTAAGCTAGTATTTCTAACCTTTCGTTTTCTACAGGACATTCTCTGAGAAGCAAGTAGTACTATCCTATAGAACATCAGTTTTGTGAAAGGCAGAAACTGAGTGATATGACGTGAGGACCTTTCTTTCATGTGACTACCCAATGTTCACTTGAATACTTTCGGGGCCATGGGACTCCCACTGAACAAGGCTGATGATACCACCCACAGAAGACAGTTCTTCATGGTGAGCGGCCTCTCTGCTGCCTCCTCCTTTTGGTGATCTTAAATCTTTACAAATATTCTCCACAGAAgatgctccctctcccttctaGCTTGATGTGGCTTTCCAGAGCCCTCACATCCTGACCAAAACTGGATTATAAATAGACTTTCATCATCTTGTCCATGGATGTCcagctgaggggtgggggtgttACCTGGTTGGCCCAATTTGTTGGTTTGTCACTCAGAACTCATTGGACATGACTTTTAGTCTCCTTTACCATTCTGGTCACTCTCCTCAAAATGCATCCCAATTTATCTGTGTGCTCCTcaagtctctttctctgtcctgaACACCATAATTGTAATCCAATGTTAAGGACACAGTTGCATTTATAAGAGCAGTGTCTATATCACATACTATGGCCAAACCAAGCTCTCCACAGCTTCGTAAAACCCCAAGTCACAGGGAAAGCTGTGAGCTGGCTCTTCTCCCGTTCTGCATTTTCTGTGGATAGGCACATCCCAAGATTTGGGTTAAGTTCCACTTTCTTCTCCAATGTATAGTATAACTGGCTGaccaaatcagaaaaacaaatacaaagaaaaattgcATAAATGTGTTCCCATTTACAGAAAAATAGAGATGTAAATGTaatgtaaatatacacatatgtgcatatgCATTTACATCTCTGTACTTGTGGCTACATAAAAATTTCTGGAAGGATACACAAGAAACTATTAATAATTGCTGCCTCAGGCAAGCATAATTAGAGGATCTGGAATGAGATACTAAATAcctttaatattgtttaaatattaCCACATAcatctatttcttcttcagttaaaaaaaaaaaagtactaactAGGTAGAAATAATCCCTTTTGTTGGAGTCAACCCATTAATCTTGCCTATAAACTGCTTCCTTCCCATAAACAAACTTGAGGAGCTTGGCTTCTCAACTTTCATCGAACCTccttttcctatttaaaattaaGGACAAAAGAGAGAGCCACAGGCCCCCTCCGTCAGGCCCTCCCTCAACAGCAATGTCCTGCAGGACTCGCATTAGACATCCTACTAGTTACCCTTCCCCTGAAAGCTCTTTCAGACAGACtatatttctctgtctttctcttgatAAAGACTCTTCCCCTCTTCAAGAAGAAGAGttgccaggatgcctgggtggttcagtcagttaagggtctgcctttggctcaggtcatgatcccggggtcctgggatcgagtcccttattcagcaggaagtctgcttctccctctccctctgcctgccgctccccctgctcaagctctccttctctctcaaataaatgaataaaatctttttaaaaaatagtttaaggaACAAAAGTTGCAACAAGAATTCAGGGTGGAAGTGAGAGTGTGAATGTGTGCGTGCAGATGCTGGGGGAGGTCTCAGGCGTGCACTGTGGAGACACATGCTCTCCCCATATGTTCTGTGCTGACTGCTCATGTAACCTCATGGAGACTGTGACCCACTGAGCAGACTACTTTATTTTCTGACTTGCATTTCAGTCAGGATCTGTTCAATCCAGGAAACCTTAGAGAATGACTCCAACCAGAGGCCCGTTGGGTTGGAAAATATCCTCTTTTACTTATCCAAACAGAGCAGACAGACGCTGGGGTCACAAGGGAAGGAGCATTCTAGAAGAGGTCCTCACAATGCTTCCCACAGACCCTGCtgtgggggtgcttgggtgtaACTGTCGGGAGTCTGCGATGGCCGAGCAAGGCCAGACCCGAGTGGCGCTTACAATTCCAAGCTTTCCTCTTCAGACTTGTCACATGCCTTGGATCTCCCACTCTGTCCCCAGTTCTGTAATATATTCATCTTCCTACTTTCAGCgagtggaattgagccccatggcCACATGTCCATGAACCCCAAAGGCTTCAGCGTGTGTTCTCTTCCGTGGGTCACTCTATATTCTCCCTGCCTTGGAGACGATCCACAACTGGCTCCCAAATCCAGCCCCATTAGGCTCATCCATTCCACAGCTTCGAGGTAATAATCTCCAAGGGAACTCCCCAGAGGTAGGCTTGCTATGCATTCGCTCCTAATTACCCTCAGCATCACAGGACATATTATCCAGAGTAACATGAAATCCTGCACTGGAAGCACTCATCACTTGGACAAAATTTATACAAAATACTGCTCTGACTGTggtgttatttgaaagtggagGGCGACTTGCTGGAATTTAGTGAGAGGCAAGCTATATATAACTCGTTTGGATGGAGTTAACCTCTGTGTGGACTTCCTTGGGGACCCGCTGCGTTTATCACACACCGAAACCATTAATGCCATGGCAGATCGCTGTAATATAACACACACGTCCTGTCATCATCTCGCAATAACGCAAAACCAAGACGTTCACTCAGGCCCTTCATTTTGACAGTTCCAGCTCAGTGCCCACTGAACTTGCCGTGCAAATCCACATATTATTTTCTGACTTTGATTCACATTTGCAGCTACATGAGGCCAAAGATccatgagaaaactgaaaagctCCATTAAAaatcttgctttttaaatatccAGATGCACAACCTTGCCTAGCAAAAACATCTAGAATTTTTCgtgttctgtttctctgtgtttaaCCTGTGTTTGGAAGTCTGTAGACCTTTTTAAGACATCTGGCCACTCAAAACTCAGGCCTGAGGCTTAAACTTGAAAATGACCGATAAACAACTCCAAGGCATGCGGAACTGCTCCTTTCTTTCCCAGGCCTCTCAGAGCAGTCGTCATGAGCCCAGAGAGGAATGGGACACAGCTGTGTGGACAGTGGGCGGTAAGCGGTCCCGGGGCATGGGGGTCAGGCTCACGGTGAGATCTCAGCAACACGTGTCTGATGCATATTGAATGTCACGTGGGACCGTCTTGCTCTCCAGtgactttttttaatgttaatctcATGTCTTACAAAGAGAAGGGCATGCTGGACAATTGCAGGAGGCCAGAGCTAGGGAgctaacaataataaaaagaggaAGTGCTGCTTTCAGATTCTGTTTCTAGGACATGAACTCCCTACCCAGGGTCCTCAAGGAATCCCTTTTCCAAGAGATGTTCCATCTCATCCTCCAAACCCACTGTCTCTCCAAACCCACATCACCACTCTGTGCCCCGCCATCTCCTCAACCACCGCCCACTTGATGCTCTCATCTATTGGGTGTCTATGCCATCCCTGGAGTTCTTTCTCTACTCTGAGCCTAAGTTTCCCCATCCGTAAAATGGGGAGACATTTTCCTAGGATGTTTTAGGGATTCAGTATGACCATTTATGTAAGGGGCTCAGCCCTGCACGTGGTAGGCTCTCGGTAATTACACCATCAGCATCCTTTATGGGCCCACCCAGAACCAAGGTTTGAAAGTCAGATGGGTGTCTACCTTGAGCAAGTTAGAAGCTCACCACGTAGGATGGTTAGAGTGAATGAGTTATTCGTGCAAAACACCTTGAATAACATTTGGCATCCAGAAAATCATTGATAAATGTTAGCCATTTGGATTGTTGTCCTCTCCAAGGAAGAcctgttctctctcctttgtcATGGCCCCTCGGGAGAGATATTAGTCTCACATACTGAGTACTTAGGGGATGACATCATTTCGctgttccttgtttcttgagTGTGTTTTTTCACTTAGGAAAAACTCACCCTTTTCTTTCCAGTAGGTGCCCAGATATACGGGAAGGACTGTTTGAATGGCAATGGACCGTTGCCTGCTGCAATGTAGCTTTCAGACCTCCACTTGCCTTCAGGACTGAAGGGGACTCCCACCTTTGAGTGACCAGCCCTGGTGCCTGGGATTTCTTGTGGCTACTGGGGGAGGACAGGGGCCTTAGGGCGGCTGCTGGAGGGCAAGGGGAAAGGCTGGGCTAAGGGCATGCTCTGGGTCTGGTGCCGAGTGGAAACCCGAGTCTACTCTACTCACCGGCTGATGTCCTACTGCTGTTGCTGTCTGTGGAGGAACCATCCTGGGAGTCTGTTCTCACTGCCCTGAAGAGTTGATGAGTAAGAAGATGCCCTCAAAGCTACCTCTAAACTGTGGACCCACTTGATCTGTCCCCAGCTCTTCTTATTCTCATCCTTCCCTTTTGGTGGTCATAAGTGATTTTCTGGTTAAGTTAGAAACCATTTCCTAAGCGACCAGGGAAAACAGTCTAGCTTATTTGCACTAACTGAGACGTAATTACATATTCACGTGGTATCAGGTCCATCCTTGCAGGGCTCAGTGGCCGATCAGGAcccgggaaactgaggctcacgaGGCACAGACCACTTGCCACTCAGAGGAGGCCGTGTGCCCACAGGAGTGGAAGGTACTGGGAACTCACTGAGGCCAATAAGCCCTGCTTTCTTGACAAATTCCTCCACCTCTGCACCGAGATGGGGAAGGGAAGCCCATGCCTCCAGCTCTTCTCTGTGGGGACCTCTTCTCACCTTGTCTGAGAGAGGCCCGGCTGGCTCCACCCCCACGTGCCAGGGGCAGCATTTCACTTCTGGCACCTACTGCCCAGACTGGATCTCAccacctcctctctgtctgtgACAACAGCCTCCTGTTGTCTGGGTAACAAGAGCCTCTTGAACACATATCTGGGTGTTCAAGAAGGGTCTTCCCTAATTAAGACCAAGAGACAGAGGTGGCAGAGCCCTGGATTCCTGCTGGGGAGGGTGATGTCTCTGTCCACCCCCACACGCAACCTCAGCACCTGCTCAGCTGACCTCCTTCACTCGTGCTGTCTCCATTCCCACAGCACCGTCCACAGTATCCCCTCCATCCCCCAGGGCTGCCCACATGCCACCTCCTCTATGCAGCCTACCCTacctctccctccccgcccccaagtGTATGCCCTCCTTCTGTCAGCCTATCAGGTTCACTCTGCAGCTCACGGATCCTGTTCTTGTCGGTGCCGTGAGGAACTGGGACATCTGTCTCCTCTGTCACACAGCACCCTTTCTGAGGCAGCTGACAGGGGCTGTTCCAGACTGGCACCTGCGGGGATGTGACATGTCAGTTCTCCCATGGGATCCGCAGTACTGGGGAGCAATCATGGTAGAAGAAAACCATAGCTGGTGGCCCTTCCAGGTTTCTGGCCCCAGGCAGGCACTTGGCCATGGCTGGGATTTCTGTACTGACATCTCAGGggacacacatgtgtacacagtCACTAACTCGAGAAGGCAACCCAGTCCCTGGAGGAGACCCACGCCCCCAGGGGGAGCCAGGGAGACAGATCAACAAGCTACTGGCAGGCTTTGGCCAGTAGACTCTTCTGGTGTCTGCCAGTGATCCCACACCAGCCTCAACTGGCCCCGTGCTCAGCTCTACGGGGCTCTGAGGGCCACAAGGCCTGAGCCCGGGCTGTCTGTCATTTGCCTTTACTGGGAAGCCAAGGcttatttattataaagctgttgGGAGTTgtatgggggaaagaaaaaaaaagaaaaccaaaaagacatttttctataGGATGCCACTTCCCATCAAGTAGCTTATCTCAAAAGTCCTCCCCAAATCCTTGCTAATGGGACGCCTCTAGCTCATCGGGGTCACGGAGGCCCTGAGCTTCCTCTTGGTCCCAGACAGCAGCAGGGGATTATAAGCATCCCGTCCAGCCGTGGTTTCCCCTACACCTGGGCCAAGCATGTCACAAATTCTGGCTAAATGAGCCTAGAGCTGGTGACGGTTACCAGGCATCTTGTAACAGGTAACTCTGATAACAGCAAATCCTTCGCCCAGGTTTCTGTGGTTTTTTATGCTTACCCTGTCTTTCGTACTGACAGATGATATCCTCTGTTCCTCTCTTGCTTACATCTACATCAGACAGATAAATCTCCAGCCGTGATTCTCTGGTCCTGGTCTAGTCAGCACTGACCTCACAGGTAGTTCATGTGGAAGGTTCTGACCCTCCCAGAGGAGAGGAAGCGAAGAGTGCCAGAGAAGGAAGCCAGAGGGCAGGCCTGATGGATGAGCCTAGgaagagaggctgagggaggttCTGGAACACTGcatgggctggggagagggacgGAGCCCTACAGATCTCCAGAAAATTACTAGAAAACGGAGTCTATGGCATCCCAGCAGCTTCCTCTTCTTTACTCCCTTCTTGCTTTTTCTGGAAAGTGCATTTAGCTGTCAGTTTCCACTGGTTCTCCTCACTGCCTCCCTGACTTCTTCTTTAACAGTCAGCCCCAgtctcacctcctccaggcagccttcccTGAGTTTGCCTTGTCTGTATTAGGGCTTCTCCTGCCCATGGACCGTCAGTGATTCTGTTCAGTCATTATCAGCTCCCAGTTCCCTTGCTTGGGGGACTGTGAGCTCCCTGATGCCATTCACCTCTGTGTCCTCAGTGCCTAGTGCTCTGTCTGGCTCAAGTGAGCCTCTGCAGAAGACTGACCCTCATACCTTCTGTCTCCAGCTTCAGCTCCCTCTCACCCCTCCACTGGTGGTGTCCTAGCTCACATTCACATCATCTCCTGTCCACACAGCTATCAGGTCCTCCACTCTCCCAACGTTTCTCCCTGCCTCCACCTAGCCAGTGCATGATTATCTGTCACCAAAGGGGCATCTCAAAGAGAGCAGAAAGACCTAGATTCAAATCCCAACCCTACCAttctctagctgtgtgaccttgattaagtattttaatatttccagAACTCACATTCCCCATGTCTGTAATGGATACTAAGACATCTTCGATGACAAAAATAGGATCATGGGTTAGAAGACACCAAGGACCGAGtcctcctctccaaaacatggAAAGTTAAGGAAGATAATAAGATCCTCTCTCCTGTATCAGAGGGAAGTAGAGCAGAGCAATCCAGAGCCTCAAGCCCCTGGTCTCTCCTCTGCTAGATGGCAAGTATTTCAGGGACAGAAACACTACAACTTTTCTTTCCCAGAGTCCAGCACAGGCCACGGCTGATCGAAGTCACTGGGGTGGCATTTGTAGATCAACCATAGGACGTTTCCTTTGTGTTTTGGATTCAGCCTGGATCATGCCTCTGCTTTACGTGGCTTTCCCCTCTAATTATCTCCTTCACATCCCTCCTGGTGCACCCCTCCTGCCCTGACTCCTGGCCCAGAAACAATACCTCACGGGGATTAGAGATCATGGAGAGGTGCCCCAGCACCCAGCCCTCTGCCGGCACACCCTGGGAGCTCACACACCGCAACAGCTTGTGCAAACGCTTTCACACGCCCCCTTAGGTGAACACCTGCTGTGATGAGGGAAGTTCTCTTAGTGGGAACCTGTGACCATGTGGATAGAAGGAGAAGTACAGAGAAGCAGCATGCTGGATGAGGGTGGGGAAGAAGTAGAGCAGAGGACAGCtccaggggaaagggaaagaaagacaggTCAGAAGATTCCAGGGGATACAGATGGCCTCCTAGCTGAGTCCCAGAAGCTGGAGGGGAACCGAAAGAGATGGGAGCAAGTCGGCCATGTTGAAAATAAGGCTTTGCCCAAGAAACCACACTTACTCGTGGATTTGAATGCCACAACAAGGGATTTCGGAAAATGTGCTTGTGGGTCTGTGCATCGTGGGCCCAGCATCCTGTGAGGTCAGTTGGGCTGGAGTTTGCCTTTCCACTGAACTAAACCTAGGGTCTAGCTGCCTCTCCTTGATCCTGTCCTCCTTCACTGAGCACACCCTGCCACAGAAAGACTCCCACTCAGGTCTCTCAGATCACCACCAGAACATGCCCAGTGTGCCACCCAGCGTAGACAGTGTGCTAGCAACCAGGCCAAGGCTCACCGTGAAGCAAGACCTCCTGTTCTGCTGGGCTTCATCCTCAGCTTCTCTCCCAGGTCCCAGGGAAAGACTCCTCTATCGCTTCCCCAACTCAAAGCTAGCTGTGGACTCAGAGGCCAGAAACTGTTAATTATCCACCCCTAAGCTAACCCAGGCCTCTGATACATGACAGACACTGTCCCTCTCATCTCACAAGTAAGTACACTGTAAGTCAGGGTCCAGGATCCATCTGAGTGGGGCagattccagaactgtgagctTATCTCTGCTCTATACTGCTTACTTCAAGCCTAGAATCCTCCCCCATGTCCGGGTTCCCATTCTACCCCCTTACCTGCTGATCTGTCTGGAACTAGTTAACAGAACTAACTCAACCCCACTACTAAAGTCATTCCCAAAAGGAACGGAAAATCAGAACGTGTCTAAGTCCCACACCCCTGCCTCTATCATGGACTATATGGATGCCTAAGTCTTGGATTTTGGACACTAGGATCCCAAATAGAGCAGGTGGGTAATCATGTTCTCTCCCAAGTTCTTTGGAGAGAAAGGAGGTTCTGGAACACTATTCCGCTTCATTGAAAATCTTGGCCTGATTCCTAATACCCAGAGGAAGATCAACCTTGGTGGTCATGCACCTAAACCTGGGCATCCTAAGAAAGCAAGATGGAAGGTAACAATGGAAATCAGTTACTGAATTTTGAAAAGTACAGGAGATGAATTGTCCCCAGGCTTGGCCCCATTTCTAGGTAGCAAATTTCTCCCCTGACTTTGCAGGGGGCCCCTGGGCTCTGGAAACTCCAATTCAGATGATGCTAGGTGTAGGGGTGCCTCTCTAGGCAGTATGGGGCCCATGGGTGCCCCATGCAGAAGCTTGTGGGACTGAGCTCAGAGTAAACAGAAGTAGGAAGTATGACCTACAACCTTCCATTTTTTCCTGGAATAATGTacttggtatatattttttatccttttcatcAAAACCTCTTGACTTCCTCATTTTTCAGTTACTACTCTGTGCATTTTCCCCTACAGTTTTCAcctttccttcatcttttttgttgttgtttgcttgcttgcttgttcttGTCAGTTTTTTACCTGTATTTGACAATCAGTGATTGCTTCTCATCCACATCAACTGCAGATTTTTGAAAGTGGTGGCAGGTACATACATAGCCAATGTATAGAGCTTGTTTGGTGAACCTTTATCCTCATTATGTTTTCTGGACAACCACACATGGATACAGTATGGAGCATTCCTGATTCCTGTGGCCCAGACAGCTTCGTTGAGCCTGGTGTCAATGCACACATCTGGACTTCCCATCTCCTTCATGGCAAGTTTCCTGATCTCTCTGAGGGCCCGAGGGGCACACTTCTTGAAACCCACCGCACAGATGTGCCTGTGAATGTGGATGATGTATTCTCTGGTCACTACCTCGTCGATGACAGAACGGCCCTTCTTCATCCCACCACCTTCTTTGTGGGAACCATTCTGCCAGGCCAGGCCCCGGTTAGAAAGAAACCTGCTGTTGTTTCTAATATAAACTTTTACTCAGGTAACTATAcattcacatgcagttgtaagaaataatacagagatctCATGTACTGTTTATACCATTTCCCCCAATGGTGgcattttgcaaagcaaaggTACAATGTCATAAACTTATTGACATTGCTACTAGACCAAATATCATTCAGTTtccctagtttttatttttagtcatttgtatgtgtATTTAGTTTCATACCATTTTATCACAGGTataggtttatttattcatgaccAAGGTCAAAATACAGAACAGTTCCATGTTTATGACCACAGTCACCTCCCTTCTCCATCCCCTGTGTCTAACTCCAGGTGCCCACCCATCTTTCTCCATTCCTATAGTTTTATCATTGTGAGCATGTTATGTAAACGGAATCCTACAGTATGAAATTTTTGGAGATTGCCTTTTTTCATTCAGAATAATCCTCTTGAGATCCCTCCAAGCTGTGGCACGTGTCAATAGTTGTTTCCttcttattgctgagtaatatatTCATGGTACCGataaaccacagtttgtttaatcattcatccattgaagggtatctgggctctttccagtttttgactattatgaataaagctactttGTACATTTCGATACGGGTTTCTACATGCACATAAGTTTCCACTTCTCTAAATAAATGCCCAAGAATGCAATTGCTGCGTTGTACATTAGTTGTATGGTTAACTTTATATgaaactgccaaactgcttttcagagtgcctaatacattttacatttctattaaGTAATGTAAGAGTGATGTAGtctctccacaacctcaccagcaTATGGTGTTATTACCgtcactgtttttaattttttttcccaatttatttattttcagaaaaacagtattcattattttttcaccacacccagtgttccatgcaagctgtgccctctataatacccaccacctggtaccccaacctcccacccccccgccacttcaaacccctcagattgtttttcaagagtccatagtctctcatggttcatctccccttccaatttacccaaaagcacataccctccccaatgtccataaccctaccccccttctcccaacccccctccccccagcaacccacagtttgtttcgtgagattaagagtcacttatggtttgtctccctccctatcccatcttgtttcatggattcttctcctacccacttaagcccccatgttgcatcaccacttcctcatatcagggagatcatatgatatttgtctttctctgcttgacttatttcgctaagcatgatacgctctagttccatccatgttgtcgcaaatggcaagatttcgtttcttttgatggctgcatagtattccattgtgtatatataccacatcttcttgatccattcatctgttgatggacatctaggttctttccatagtttggctattgtggacattgctgctataaacattcgggtgcacgtgcccctttggatcactacgtttgtatctttagggtaaattcccagtagtgcaattgctgggtcatagggcagcagagcacaaaaactgtttttaatttttaccattctGATAAATACATAGTGATCATCTCATTatgggttttaatttgtatttccctaataactaatgatgttgaacgtattttcatgtgattatttgtcatctgtatatgGATACTAAATGTCTGCTCACAGCCTCTGCCTATTTTCTAA
This Neovison vison isolate M4711 chromosome 2, ASM_NN_V1, whole genome shotgun sequence DNA region includes the following protein-coding sequences:
- the LOC122899270 gene encoding 60S ribosomal protein L31-like, which translates into the protein MKKGRSVIDEVVTREYIIHIHRHICAVGFKKCAPRALREIRKLAMKEMGSPDVCIDTRLNEAVWATGIRNAPYCIHVWLSRKHNEDKGSPNKLYTLAMYVPATTFKNLQLMWMRSNH